One Centroberyx gerrardi isolate f3 chromosome 2, fCenGer3.hap1.cur.20231027, whole genome shotgun sequence DNA window includes the following coding sequences:
- the stc1l gene encoding stanniocalcin 1, like encodes MLARSGLILLLVLGTAGCFELLPEEPAPRRARFSANSPSDVAKCLNGAVAVGCGVFACLENSTCDTDGMHDICQLFLHTAATFNTEGKTFVKESLRCIAQGVTSKVFQTIRRCNVFQRMIAEVQEECYNSLDICTVARTNPDAIGEVVQVPAHFPNRYYSTLLQSLLACDEQTVAAVRAGLISRLGPDMETFFLLLQNKPCAAGANAAAQNNPASWRNMPVFNIQPSLRGRDPTHLFARKRSVDDREREYKGEK; translated from the exons ATGCTGGCACGATCCGGTTtgatcctcctcctcgtcctcggcACCGCCGGCTGCTTTGAGCTGCTCCCCGAGGAGCCTGCACCCCGCCGGGCGCGCTTCTCTGCGAACAGCCCAT CTGATGTGGCCAAGTGTCTGAATGGTGCTGTAGCTGTGGGCTGTGGAGTGTTTGCCTGCCTGGAGAACTCGACCTGTGACACCGATGGGATGCACGACATCTGCCAGCTCTTCCTCCATACAGCTGCTACCTTCAACACTgag GGTAAGACATTTGTCAAGGAAAGTCTGCGCTGCATTGCCCAGGGAGTCACCTCTAAAGTGTTCCAAACCATCCGCCGCTGTAATGTCTTCCAGAGGATGATTgctgag GTCCAGGAGGAGTGTTACAACAGTCTGGATATCTGCACTGTGGCTCGCACCAACCCTGATGCCATCGGAGAGGTGGTGCAGGTGCCTGCTCACTTCCCCAACAG GTACTACAGCACTCTGCTCCAGTCCCTGCTGGCCTGCGACGAGCAGACGGTGGCGGCGGTGCGGGCCGGCCTGATCTCCCGGTTAGGCCCGGACATGGAGAccttcttcctgctcctccagaACAAACCCTGCGCCGCCGGGGCCAACGCCGCCGCCCAGAACAACCCCGCCAGCTGGAGGAACATGCCCGTCTTCAACATCCAGCCCAGCCTCCGGGGCCGGGACCCCACCCACCTCTTCGCCAGGAAGAGATCTGTCGacgacagggagagagagtacaAGGGGGAGAAGTAG